From one Brachypodium distachyon strain Bd21 chromosome 4, Brachypodium_distachyon_v3.0, whole genome shotgun sequence genomic stretch:
- the LOC100841168 gene encoding shewanella-like protein phosphatase 2: MASPNVVPTCGDLPAAVAAFADAFVDFAVSGIFFPAASLPAPPPPATPTTFLPSPSRLVAIGDLHGDLAKSLAALRLAGLLPASNNDPGPSSTSWAAGPTLAVQLGDILDRGGDELRLLYFLRRLSISAAAQGGALLPILGNHEVMNVAGDYRFVTPEGLREFSAWAGWYRAGLAIKRRCGGLEPPKNPFLGVPKAFPGVKAEFWDGFRSRLAALRPEGPIARRFLADLPTVLVVGDSVFVHGGLLEAHVEYGIERINAEVSDWIRGGRGDNARAPEHVSGRDAVVWLRRFSEGFNCDCQRLQGVLGMLPGTKRMVMGHTIQSEGINAVCGAQAVRVDVGLSRGCGNGLPEVLEINGGGSEVRVITTDPAEAWQYRKQKPEKATAALEKKGEVKDGLALLVRESHVLKGVEAKA; this comes from the coding sequence ATGGCCTCCCCCAACGTCGTCCCCACCTGCGGCgacctccccgccgccgtcgccgccttcgccgACGCCTTCGTCGACTTCGCCGTATCcggcatcttcttccccgctgCCTCTctccctgctcctcctccgcccgccaCCCCCACCAccttcctcccctccccctcgCGCCTCGTCGCCATCGGCGACCTCCACGGCGACCTCGCCAAGTCcctcgccgcgctccgccTCGCGGGCCTCCTGCCGGCCTCCAACAACGACCCCGGGCCAAGCTCCACCTCCTGGGCCGCCGGCCCGACCCTCGCCGTCCAGCTCGGCGACATCCTGGatcgcggcggcgacgagctccgGCTCCTGtacttcctccgccgcctcagcATCTCCGCCGCGGCGCAGGGCGGCGCGCTGCTCCCGATCCTCGGCAACCACGAGGTCATGAACGTGGCCGGCGACTACCGCTTCGTCACCCCGGAGGGCCTCAGGGAGTTCTCCGCCTGGGCCGGCTGGTACCGGGCCGGGCTCGCCATCAAGCGCCGCTGCGGTGGCCTCGAGCCGCCGAAAAACCCTTTCCTCGGCGTCCCCAAGGCTTTCCCCGGCGTCAAGGCGGAGTTCTGGGACGGCTTCCGGTCCCGCCTCGCCGCGCTACGGCCCGAGGGCCCCATCGCGCGGAGGTTCCTGGCTGACCTCCCCaccgtcctcgtcgtcggcgatTCCGTGTTCGTCCACGGCGGCCTGCTCGAGGCCCATGTCGAGTATGGCATCGAGCGGATCAATGCGGAGGTCAGTGACTGGATCCGTGGTGGGCGCGGCGACAATGCCAGGGCGCCGGAGCATGTTTCTGGCCGGGACGCGGTGGTGTGGCTCAGGAGGTTCTCCGAAGGCTTCAATTGTGACTGCCAGAGGCTCCAGGGCGTTCTGGGGATGCTCCCTGGGACAAAGAGGATGGTGATGGGGCACACGATACAGAGCGAGGGGATCAATGCAGTGTGCGGGGCGCAGGCGGTCAGGGTGGATGTTGGTTTGTCAAGGGGATGTGGGAACGGCCTACCGGAGGTGCTCGAGATCAATGGGGGTGGATCAGAGGTGAGGGTGATCACGACAGATCCAGCCGAGGCCTGGCAGTACCGGAAGCAGAAGCCGGAGAAGGCTACCGCTGCATTAGAGAAGAAGGGGGAGGTAAAGGATGGGCTTGCATTGTTGGTAAGGGAAAGCCATGTGTTGAAAGGTGTAGAAGCTAAGGCTTAG